The Listeria monocytogenes genome window below encodes:
- a CDS encoding DUF3488 and DUF4129 domain-containing transglutaminase family protein — translation MKRYLTLVMLFILSVLLISEWIYPFAELTELSTANWIILFITLSLGSFFLRLKYYWTIPLHVVMIIIVSGIYYAKGGILAGNWLGSFFQITFNGFRDMVQFRSSDISMDFILIVFLIALWLLSYITTYSILRKQRVMSVLVLTVAYLAVINTFTDYNSNWAIVRTVLEGFLLLHLALASRIAAPNRISADSLKRNGLFYHIFVILLLAVFVFSSLMLPKKAPIFPDPIPTIKNVLGINTTRTVGYSEDDTTLGGALKKDNATVFTARAEKGHYWRVESKTVYTGTGWANANSGDVISFSSGDNFPIQLTEQTTGATNTAEISFASSSDYMPYPYGTQTVNGAVDSFSANLTIERVGPVDTIKNYTVQLKTPVYNIEKMQNADFSTLSNTFVSKYTQTPKDLPDRVTKLANKVTKDADSIYDKTKAIESYLSTSGTFTYSTEDAKETPRGADYVDQFLFETQIGYCDNFSTSMVVMLRTLGIPARWAKGYTPGEGEKKENDAKTTYTITNNNAHSWPEVFFPGTGWVPFEPTATFSNPENFQEPTTETANKPETPNDSTSTPETPNTADKTPEQDNGSSSTGETPKKEEPKTETTTSNIEIPSWVWWIPAGLVVVMLALAIIFRRRIRSYLLLRSLRNSPEFGKTYHRLMKLLASYGYVRESSETLRHFSARVDAELTTTEFSRLTKMYEAQVYSNGLDKNVMSSDEIELVEKFIELINKNKK, via the coding sequence ATGAAAAGATATTTAACGCTTGTCATGCTATTCATTCTATCTGTTTTGCTTATCTCTGAGTGGATTTATCCATTCGCTGAGCTGACCGAACTCTCTACAGCAAACTGGATTATTTTGTTTATCACCCTTTCACTCGGTAGTTTTTTCCTCCGTTTGAAATATTATTGGACGATTCCGCTTCATGTCGTGATGATTATCATTGTTTCAGGAATCTACTATGCTAAAGGTGGTATTCTGGCAGGGAACTGGCTTGGTTCTTTTTTCCAAATTACTTTTAATGGGTTTAGAGATATGGTACAGTTTCGCTCATCCGATATATCTATGGACTTTATTTTAATCGTTTTTTTAATTGCTTTATGGCTTTTGAGTTATATTACTACTTATAGTATTCTGCGCAAACAGCGGGTTATGAGTGTTTTAGTTTTAACTGTTGCCTATTTAGCGGTTATTAATACCTTTACAGATTATAATAGTAATTGGGCCATCGTCCGAACTGTATTAGAAGGATTTTTATTACTTCATCTTGCACTGGCAAGTCGGATTGCAGCGCCAAATAGAATTAGCGCGGACTCCTTGAAACGTAATGGTTTGTTTTATCATATTTTTGTGATTTTATTACTGGCCGTATTTGTTTTTAGTTCGTTAATGCTTCCGAAAAAAGCACCGATTTTCCCTGATCCAATACCAACGATAAAAAATGTGCTTGGAATTAATACAACGCGCACGGTTGGTTATAGTGAAGACGACACAACGCTTGGTGGTGCTCTCAAAAAGGATAATGCCACTGTATTCACTGCTCGAGCGGAAAAAGGGCACTACTGGCGCGTAGAATCGAAAACGGTCTATACTGGAACCGGCTGGGCAAATGCAAATTCTGGGGATGTCATATCCTTCTCTTCTGGTGATAATTTCCCTATTCAACTTACAGAACAAACAACTGGTGCTACCAACACAGCCGAAATTAGCTTTGCTTCTTCTAGTGATTACATGCCTTATCCATATGGAACACAAACAGTTAATGGCGCAGTAGACTCATTTAGTGCCAATTTAACCATTGAGCGGGTTGGTCCTGTGGATACGATCAAAAATTATACGGTCCAATTAAAAACCCCCGTTTATAATATTGAAAAAATGCAGAATGCTGACTTCAGTACACTTTCTAACACTTTTGTTTCCAAATATACTCAAACACCAAAAGACTTACCAGACCGGGTGACAAAACTGGCGAATAAAGTAACGAAAGACGCCGATTCGATCTATGACAAAACGAAAGCAATCGAAAGCTATTTAAGCACTTCTGGCACGTTTACTTACAGTACAGAGGATGCGAAAGAAACGCCTAGGGGAGCCGATTATGTCGATCAATTCTTATTTGAAACGCAAATTGGGTACTGTGACAATTTTTCTACTTCTATGGTAGTCATGCTTCGAACGCTTGGGATTCCAGCAAGATGGGCCAAGGGCTACACACCCGGTGAGGGTGAGAAAAAAGAAAATGATGCTAAAACGACTTACACAATTACAAATAACAATGCACATTCTTGGCCGGAAGTATTTTTCCCAGGTACTGGATGGGTTCCATTTGAGCCAACAGCAACATTCTCCAATCCCGAAAACTTCCAAGAACCAACAACGGAAACCGCTAATAAACCTGAAACACCTAATGATAGTACGAGTACGCCAGAAACGCCAAACACAGCTGATAAAACGCCAGAACAAGATAACGGTAGCAGCTCCACTGGTGAAACACCGAAAAAAGAAGAACCTAAAACAGAAACAACGACCTCTAACATCGAAATTCCGTCTTGGGTTTGGTGGATTCCTGCTGGACTAGTTGTGGTAATGCTCGCACTAGCTATTATATTCAGACGCAGAATTCGTAGCTATTTATTGCTTCGTTCTCTGAGAAATAGTCCGGAATTTGGCAAAACCTATCATAGACTTATGAAATTACTTGCTTCTTATGGTTATGTCCGCGAATCGAGTGAAACGTTACGTCATTTTAGCGCCAGAGTGGATGCTGAATTAACAACGACAGAATTCTCACGACTAACGAAAATGTATGAAGCGCAAGTTTATAGTAATGGGTTAGATAAAAATGTGATGAGTTCAGATGAGATTGAGCTTGTTGAGAAATTTATAGAGCTCATCAACAAGAATAAAAAATAA
- a CDS encoding DUF917 domain-containing protein has translation MRYLDEQAIENIAIGAAFLGTGGGGDPYIGKMMALTAIKKHGPIKLLSPDEIADDDYFIPAAMMGAPSVLIEKFPKGDEFVRVFEKLGRYVGKEVKGTFPMEAGGVNSMIPIVVAAQLGLPMVDCDGMGRAFPELQMVTFHLDGISATPMAITDEKGNIGIMETIDNKWTERLARVTTVEMGASSLVSLYPCNGAQIKQSSIKNIVTLSEEIGKVIRETSMDEAEKLQKLLDVTHGYHLFEGKITDVVRETRAGFNFGRVKIDGLNKDTGSEVIVHFQNENLVAEKNGEPIAITPDLICMVDLETLMPVTTEALKYGKRVRVMALPADDAWRTDKGIETVGPRYFGYDVDFEPLEELVKKEERRHV, from the coding sequence ATGCGTTATTTAGATGAACAAGCTATTGAAAATATCGCGATTGGTGCTGCGTTTCTTGGCACTGGTGGCGGCGGAGATCCATATATAGGGAAGATGATGGCATTAACTGCAATTAAAAAACATGGACCAATTAAACTTTTATCCCCAGACGAAATAGCGGATGATGATTATTTCATTCCAGCTGCGATGATGGGGGCGCCTTCTGTACTCATTGAAAAATTTCCTAAAGGCGACGAATTCGTTCGTGTATTTGAAAAGTTAGGTAGATATGTAGGCAAAGAAGTAAAAGGAACATTTCCAATGGAAGCTGGCGGAGTAAACTCAATGATTCCAATCGTTGTGGCTGCACAACTAGGATTGCCAATGGTAGACTGCGACGGCATGGGCCGAGCTTTTCCAGAACTACAAATGGTGACGTTCCATCTAGACGGGATTTCCGCAACACCAATGGCTATCACCGATGAAAAAGGTAATATTGGCATCATGGAAACGATTGATAATAAATGGACCGAACGACTTGCACGTGTGACAACGGTCGAAATGGGCGCGAGTTCTCTTGTGAGCCTGTATCCGTGTAACGGCGCGCAAATTAAGCAAAGCAGTATTAAAAATATCGTAACACTATCGGAAGAAATCGGTAAAGTAATCCGTGAAACTTCAATGGACGAAGCGGAAAAACTACAAAAACTATTAGATGTAACGCACGGTTATCATTTGTTCGAAGGGAAAATTACCGATGTTGTTCGGGAAACGCGTGCTGGCTTCAACTTTGGTCGTGTGAAAATCGACGGATTAAACAAAGACACGGGTAGCGAAGTCATTGTCCATTTCCAAAACGAAAATCTTGTTGCGGAGAAAAATGGCGAACCAATAGCGATTACACCAGATTTAATTTGCATGGTAGACCTTGAAACGCTGATGCCGGTAACGACGGAAGCGCTCAAATACGGTAAACGTGTCCGTGTAATGGCACTGCCAGCTGATGATGCTTGGAGAACGGACAAAGGTATCGAAACAGTCGGGCCGCGCTATTTCGGTTATGATGTCGATTTTGAACCACTAGAAGAACTTGTCAAAAAGGAGGAACGCCGTCATGTATAA
- a CDS encoding AAA family ATPase: MSIEPSIKINEIINEVEKVIVGKQHVVKLSLTALLAGGHVLLEDVPGVGKTMMVRTLAKTIGVSFKRIQFTPDLLPADVTGVSIFNPETRDFEFRPGPVMGNIVLADEINRTAPRTQAALLEGMAENSVTVDGITRKLANPFFVMATQNPIEYEGTYALPEAQLDRFLLKINIGYPTVEEEMQLLTLKQYQDPLDQTKQVVTLDELLELKNKAKQVFIDDVLKNYIIRLVDATRKHPSVALGISPRGSLAFMQAAQAFALIEGRDYVIPDDIQYLAPYIFTHRLILKSEAYYNEETAESIIASILKNTSVPVEKR; the protein is encoded by the coding sequence ATGTCTATAGAGCCATCCATTAAAATAAATGAGATTATTAATGAAGTTGAAAAAGTAATTGTCGGTAAACAACATGTTGTTAAATTAAGCTTAACTGCCCTACTAGCAGGCGGTCACGTATTACTGGAAGACGTTCCCGGAGTTGGTAAAACGATGATGGTGCGCACGCTTGCTAAAACAATTGGTGTTTCTTTTAAACGAATTCAATTTACACCAGATTTACTTCCCGCAGATGTGACGGGGGTTTCGATTTTCAATCCTGAAACGCGTGATTTTGAATTTCGTCCGGGTCCTGTCATGGGAAATATTGTTCTTGCGGATGAAATTAATCGTACTGCGCCTCGAACCCAAGCCGCTTTACTTGAAGGCATGGCTGAGAACAGTGTGACAGTAGATGGTATTACGCGCAAACTTGCCAACCCATTTTTCGTTATGGCGACACAAAATCCGATTGAATATGAAGGAACGTACGCCCTTCCCGAAGCACAATTAGACCGGTTTTTGCTTAAAATTAATATTGGTTACCCGACAGTCGAAGAAGAAATGCAGCTGCTTACGTTAAAACAATACCAAGATCCACTTGACCAAACGAAGCAAGTAGTGACGCTCGACGAATTACTGGAACTAAAAAATAAAGCAAAACAAGTTTTTATAGATGATGTTTTAAAAAATTATATTATTCGCTTAGTTGACGCGACTCGAAAACACCCTTCTGTTGCGCTCGGAATTAGTCCGCGTGGCTCGCTCGCGTTCATGCAGGCCGCTCAAGCTTTTGCGCTTATTGAAGGTCGAGATTATGTAATTCCTGATGATATTCAGTATTTAGCACCGTATATTTTCACCCATCGTCTCATTTTGAAGTCTGAAGCTTATTATAATGAGGAAACAGCCGAATCCATTATTGCTTCCATTTTGAAAAACACGTCAGTTCCGGTAGAAAAGAGGTAA
- a CDS encoding DUF3139 domain-containing protein, with product MKKYKKWWITIGIIFILSIIGYVYWFAIPKHTANKAVDNYLAEQKIKSSQIDTRVIKKDWKMGGYLTKIVFKDDPKLKYEYSYDERIDLPYHIYVSAFKEGSSQEDNQMKHPPLQEQND from the coding sequence ATGAAAAAGTATAAAAAATGGTGGATAACGATAGGTATAATATTCATTCTTAGTATTATTGGATATGTTTATTGGTTTGCAATCCCTAAACATACGGCGAATAAAGCAGTGGATAATTATCTAGCAGAACAAAAAATCAAATCTAGTCAAATTGATACAAGAGTGATAAAGAAAGATTGGAAGATGGGTGGTTATCTTACAAAGATAGTTTTTAAAGATGATCCAAAGCTAAAGTATGAATATAGTTATGATGAAAGAATAGACTTACCTTACCATATTTATGTCAGTGCTTTTAAAGAGGGCTCAAGTCAAGAGGATAATCAGATGAAACACCCACCATTACAAGAGCAAAATGATTAA
- a CDS encoding PucR family transcriptional regulator, with the protein MSVKLADLMKLPSLKEAKVVSGKSGLSKLVSSISVLEYTEVALLEDDLFDNDEFYGSEIVVSAFVNIRDDVEAQCRTIERLHKVGEVALILYYVGIFVPKIDQKLIDFANELDFTIIVMPENEMSLRYSEVIYEVVEAIVKQEMTDINFVTESLEQISSVRPPQRNIDTTLKILSDRTHTSLVLTDNSFQVINSITWPRTRHWDFERVIEASKQIGEHELVQLTLDERDFYTARKPIFQDGMQAMHLFMMKEKGALTADVAMQITEVVQVFMNLWGRNYVEISTAELMKAILNDESVKMRRLGKILNVDVSSIKWMWLVKTAEIRDNEQVLAELKSFVASHFQVSLIDLFEDNIVVLLDNSVAQRDRTHTANEFAMMMKESGIDLKITVCQGMEQTSDVQSAYSLVNEYKNAANAIYANKSIYSLQEIDFAAKCVEIVDRGELAIAEQMKPLKSLEDNEELIETLSVFLLEGEANYNHAAELLFLHKNTIKYRIQRINELLQYPATKIPESYNLYLAVAIRRLLGGNNNNN; encoded by the coding sequence TTGAGCGTAAAATTGGCAGATTTAATGAAATTACCATCTTTAAAAGAAGCGAAAGTAGTCTCTGGAAAATCTGGATTATCGAAACTAGTTTCGTCTATTTCTGTTTTAGAATACACAGAAGTAGCTCTATTGGAAGATGATTTGTTTGATAATGATGAATTTTATGGTAGTGAAATTGTTGTATCTGCTTTTGTGAATATTCGTGATGATGTCGAGGCGCAGTGCCGTACAATTGAGCGATTACATAAGGTTGGCGAAGTTGCTTTAATTCTTTACTACGTGGGGATTTTTGTTCCGAAGATTGATCAAAAGCTGATTGATTTTGCAAACGAGCTTGATTTTACCATTATCGTGATGCCTGAAAATGAGATGTCACTTAGATATAGCGAAGTGATTTATGAAGTAGTAGAAGCAATTGTGAAGCAAGAAATGACAGATATCAACTTTGTAACTGAATCATTAGAACAGATTTCGAGTGTGCGACCGCCGCAACGAAATATTGATACGACGTTGAAAATTCTTTCTGATAGGACACATACTTCGCTCGTTTTAACAGATAATTCTTTCCAAGTAATTAATTCTATCACTTGGCCGCGAACCCGCCACTGGGATTTTGAACGGGTAATTGAAGCGTCCAAACAAATAGGTGAACACGAGCTCGTGCAACTTACTTTGGATGAACGTGATTTTTATACGGCCAGAAAACCGATTTTTCAAGACGGGATGCAAGCGATGCATTTATTTATGATGAAAGAAAAAGGCGCATTAACAGCCGATGTAGCCATGCAAATTACCGAAGTAGTCCAAGTGTTTATGAATTTATGGGGCAGAAACTATGTCGAAATTAGTACGGCTGAACTGATGAAAGCCATTTTAAATGATGAAAGTGTTAAAATGAGGCGACTTGGTAAGATTTTAAATGTGGATGTTTCTTCTATTAAATGGATGTGGCTTGTGAAAACAGCAGAAATTCGCGACAATGAGCAAGTTTTAGCTGAACTGAAAAGTTTTGTAGCTAGTCACTTCCAAGTTTCTTTAATTGATTTATTTGAAGACAATATCGTTGTTTTACTTGATAATTCAGTGGCACAGCGGGACCGGACACATACAGCAAATGAGTTTGCAATGATGATGAAAGAGTCTGGGATAGACTTAAAAATTACTGTTTGCCAAGGAATGGAGCAAACGTCAGATGTGCAAAGTGCTTATTCGCTTGTTAATGAATATAAAAATGCAGCGAATGCGATTTATGCGAACAAGTCCATTTATTCTCTTCAAGAAATTGATTTTGCCGCAAAATGTGTGGAAATAGTAGATCGGGGAGAATTAGCGATTGCAGAACAAATGAAACCACTGAAGTCTTTAGAGGATAATGAGGAATTAATTGAAACGCTGTCTGTGTTTTTACTGGAAGGTGAAGCTAATTATAATCATGCGGCTGAATTACTATTCCTGCATAAAAACACGATTAAATATCGAATACAACGAATCAATGAGTTGTTGCAATATCCAGCGACAAAAATCCCTGAATCTTACAATCTCTATTTAGCAGTGGCAATCCGACGTCTCCTTGGCGGAAATAACAATAATAATTAA
- a CDS encoding hydantoinase/oxoprolinase N-terminal domain-containing protein, with protein sequence MYKIGIDVGGTNTDAVILDENQQLIHSVKMPTSEDIETGITESLHRVLSETGIDRSKVTHAMLGTTQCTNAIVERKKLAKVGVLRLGYPATASVLPYTAWPEDMVGFLSGKYKLTGGGYEYDGQVLSEINEAEIRETLASWKGEVESVAVVGVFSSLKNDQELAVQKIIEEELGADIPVSISSSVGSVGLIERENATILNAALFKVIAATSDGFEKALEQEGIEHAEIYLCQNDGTLMSLNYARQFPILTIACGPTNSIRGASYLAGLKDAMVLDVGGTTSDIGVLTDGFPRESSLAVDVGGVRTNFRMPDIISIGLGGGSIVREKDGDITIGPDSVGYRISEEALVFGGKTMTTTDIAVRLGMAEIGNPELVAHIPTDFAEKAYKKIADMTEDAIDKMKTSSGSVSLVLVGGGSVIIPDEISGVAQIFRDKNGPVANAIGASISQISGQYEQIYIYSQIEREEALKDAEQKAREQATLAGAVTDSIEVVEVEEIPLAYHPGNATRLRVKVVGNLV encoded by the coding sequence ATGTATAAAATTGGAATTGACGTTGGTGGTACAAACACCGATGCCGTCATTTTAGATGAAAATCAACAACTCATTCATAGTGTAAAAATGCCAACGAGTGAAGATATTGAAACAGGAATTACTGAGTCACTTCATCGCGTATTGAGCGAAACGGGCATTGATCGCTCGAAAGTAACGCACGCCATGCTTGGAACAACGCAGTGTACGAACGCGATTGTAGAACGTAAAAAATTAGCAAAAGTGGGCGTTCTTCGTTTAGGTTATCCGGCAACAGCATCCGTTTTACCATATACAGCTTGGCCGGAAGACATGGTTGGCTTTTTATCTGGAAAATATAAATTAACTGGTGGCGGCTATGAGTACGATGGTCAGGTGTTATCAGAAATCAACGAAGCAGAAATCCGTGAAACCTTAGCTAGTTGGAAAGGTGAAGTGGAATCCGTCGCAGTTGTTGGCGTCTTTTCTTCCTTGAAAAACGATCAGGAATTAGCTGTTCAAAAAATTATTGAAGAAGAACTTGGTGCAGATATTCCGGTTTCGATTTCCTCTTCCGTAGGTTCTGTTGGACTGATTGAACGCGAAAATGCGACGATTTTAAACGCAGCCCTTTTCAAAGTTATTGCGGCAACGAGTGATGGTTTTGAAAAAGCACTAGAACAAGAAGGAATTGAGCACGCTGAAATCTATCTTTGCCAAAACGACGGGACTTTAATGTCACTAAACTATGCAAGACAATTCCCGATTTTGACGATTGCCTGTGGACCAACGAACAGTATCCGCGGCGCATCCTATTTGGCGGGACTTAAAGACGCGATGGTTCTCGATGTTGGTGGCACGACTTCTGATATTGGAGTGCTGACGGATGGTTTTCCTAGAGAGTCCTCGCTTGCGGTGGATGTTGGTGGAGTGCGTACGAACTTTAGAATGCCAGACATTATTTCCATCGGGCTTGGTGGAGGAAGTATCGTTCGCGAAAAAGATGGCGACATAACAATCGGACCAGATAGCGTTGGCTACCGTATTTCCGAAGAAGCACTAGTTTTCGGAGGTAAAACGATGACCACAACGGACATCGCGGTTCGTCTAGGGATGGCTGAAATCGGTAACCCTGAATTAGTCGCACATATCCCAACCGATTTTGCCGAAAAAGCCTATAAAAAAATCGCTGACATGACCGAAGATGCGATTGATAAAATGAAAACCAGTTCGGGTAGTGTAAGCTTGGTGCTTGTTGGCGGTGGTAGCGTGATTATTCCAGACGAAATTTCTGGTGTTGCACAAATTTTCCGCGACAAAAACGGCCCAGTCGCCAACGCAATCGGCGCATCCATTTCCCAAATCAGTGGGCAATACGAACAAATCTACATCTATTCTCAAATCGAGCGGGAAGAAGCGCTCAAAGATGCTGAACAAAAAGCAAGAGAACAAGCAACTCTAGCTGGCGCAGTAACTGACTCGATTGAAGTGGTGGAAGTGGAAGAAATTCCATTGGCATATCATCCGGGTAATGCAACCAGATTGCGCGTGAAAGTTGTGGGGAATTTGGTTTAA
- a CDS encoding cytosine permease, protein MTEKKSVEQTQSWQSLAFVWTGAMICVPSLLVGGTLISGMPLWEAILIALLGYGVIVLFMIYQGMQSSDLGIPAVSVASQVFGEQGSKKIISILLAIACLGWFGIQANVCGAAFSQFLGIYGMNVPVPVSSLIWGVIMLLSAIYGIRILSILNYIAVPVLLFVCIYGLVVSLNGGGLAIVENYKPAGNMSFMTGLAITIGSFALGAVIAGDYSQYTKSRKDVVKAAIVGILPSGVLMITVGAVLALTAGTADISVVFTNLGLPVLGIIGLILAAWTTNAVNAFSGGIAIINVFNISEKYHKVAVAVAGGLGTILAVIGILNHFVPIMSVLSAMVPPVAGVMIASYWIVQKGDKSKWAPVPGVNWLGVISWLVGAVIAGIPVILTFFKELPQLPNQPLIGIILSLAVYLVGAKVLSGKTNNVENLEGK, encoded by the coding sequence ATGACAGAGAAGAAATCAGTGGAGCAAACGCAATCCTGGCAGAGCTTAGCATTTGTGTGGACCGGAGCAATGATTTGTGTACCGAGTCTACTAGTTGGAGGAACTTTAATTTCAGGTATGCCTCTTTGGGAAGCAATTTTAATAGCACTTTTAGGATACGGCGTTATTGTTTTATTTATGATATATCAAGGAATGCAAAGCAGTGATTTAGGTATTCCGGCAGTTAGTGTAGCTTCACAAGTTTTTGGTGAACAAGGATCGAAAAAAATTATATCCATTCTTTTAGCAATTGCTTGTCTAGGATGGTTTGGTATTCAAGCCAATGTATGTGGCGCAGCATTTTCACAGTTTCTAGGTATTTATGGAATGAATGTTCCAGTACCAGTTTCTTCCTTGATTTGGGGAGTTATCATGTTACTTTCAGCTATTTATGGTATTCGTATTTTGAGTATTTTAAATTATATCGCAGTTCCAGTTTTATTATTTGTATGTATTTATGGTCTTGTTGTTTCTTTAAATGGTGGAGGACTAGCTATTGTTGAAAATTATAAACCAGCAGGTAATATGTCGTTTATGACGGGACTGGCAATTACAATTGGCTCATTTGCATTAGGCGCAGTAATTGCAGGAGATTATTCTCAATATACAAAATCGCGCAAAGACGTTGTAAAAGCAGCTATTGTTGGGATTTTACCATCTGGTGTGCTTATGATTACGGTTGGAGCAGTGCTTGCACTTACGGCGGGAACAGCTGATATATCTGTAGTATTCACCAATCTAGGCTTACCAGTTCTTGGGATTATCGGCCTGATACTTGCGGCATGGACCACCAATGCGGTCAACGCCTTTTCCGGTGGTATCGCAATTATTAATGTATTCAATATCTCTGAAAAATATCATAAAGTAGCTGTGGCAGTTGCGGGCGGACTTGGAACAATACTCGCGGTTATCGGAATTTTGAACCACTTTGTTCCGATTATGTCTGTACTTTCAGCAATGGTACCACCCGTTGCAGGAGTCATGATAGCCTCTTACTGGATTGTCCAAAAAGGCGACAAATCCAAATGGGCACCAGTACCGGGTGTCAACTGGCTTGGTGTAATTTCTTGGCTAGTTGGTGCGGTAATCGCGGGAATTCCAGTCATTTTGACATTTTTTAAAGAGCTACCACAATTACCAAATCAACCACTTATCGGCATTATCTTGTCGCTGGCTGTTTACTTAGTTGGGGCAAAAGTGTTAAGCGGGAAAACGAACAATGTAGAAAACTTGGAGGGGAAATAA
- a CDS encoding DUF58 domain-containing protein — translation MLKKRLLLASRLIIMLIIYAGLWTYTLFQGDTASWFLTYFFSFILLLLFLSSIYPLKAWKVSRNFVKNTYHDGDLIDMQVAFTRKSRYPVGYLLFQQKIPATFGKVRARQQVVYPLFKKHFMVTLAGFVGVRGIHSFPPVDVETSDAFGLLERSRQLSSEKTLTIYPTYFPDVLEKISESSPENERNAAYWTLKKNSNLHSLREFSSGDRISLIDWKSSAKSDQLMTREFENSATSRLSVIFYGASHPNFELSLRAAYSFIRKISEDNGEIRVTLLGDQTSKFAPAKGTSRLQDISTAFAEIASVDSLTLQESLDSNLHSGEKILLFTPCIDTMLMQKVTRLTDNKQLQIITFPSEHSKAMDAPAIFLEPASLLSRWEREAK, via the coding sequence ATGTTGAAAAAACGCCTCTTATTAGCATCTCGGTTGATTATTATGCTAATTATTTACGCTGGGCTTTGGACTTATACGTTATTTCAAGGTGATACGGCTAGTTGGTTTTTAACCTATTTCTTTAGTTTTATCCTGTTACTTTTATTTTTGTCCTCGATTTATCCACTAAAAGCGTGGAAAGTGAGTCGGAATTTTGTTAAAAATACCTATCATGATGGCGATTTAATTGATATGCAAGTAGCATTCACTCGAAAATCGCGTTATCCGGTGGGTTATTTGCTATTCCAACAAAAAATACCCGCTACCTTTGGCAAAGTGAGGGCTCGCCAACAAGTGGTTTATCCGCTTTTTAAAAAGCATTTCATGGTCACATTGGCTGGATTTGTAGGCGTTCGTGGGATTCATTCATTTCCACCTGTTGATGTAGAAACTAGTGATGCTTTTGGCTTGTTAGAGCGTTCGCGCCAACTATCTTCCGAAAAAACGCTTACTATTTATCCAACCTATTTTCCGGATGTACTAGAAAAAATCAGTGAATCTTCTCCAGAAAACGAACGCAATGCCGCTTACTGGACGCTTAAGAAAAACAGCAATTTGCACAGTTTGCGTGAATTCTCTTCTGGTGACCGCATTTCCCTTATTGACTGGAAATCTTCTGCTAAAAGCGACCAACTAATGACGCGAGAATTTGAAAATAGTGCGACATCGCGGTTATCCGTCATTTTTTACGGGGCGAGCCATCCCAATTTTGAGTTATCACTTCGGGCGGCTTACTCGTTTATTCGCAAAATCTCCGAAGATAATGGAGAAATTCGTGTTACACTTTTAGGCGATCAAACGAGTAAATTTGCTCCGGCGAAGGGTACGAGTAGACTTCAAGATATTTCGACTGCTTTTGCAGAAATAGCCTCGGTAGATAGTTTGACGCTGCAAGAATCGCTTGATAGTAATTTACATTCTGGAGAGAAAATCCTTCTGTTCACACCATGTATTGATACGATGTTAATGCAAAAAGTGACTCGTTTAACGGATAATAAACAACTCCAAATCATTACTTTTCCATCAGAGCATTCTAAAGCGATGGATGCTCCAGCGATTTTCCTTGAGCCAGCAAGTCTTCTAAGCAGATGGGAGCGTGAAGCTAAATGA